A genomic region of Drosophila kikkawai strain 14028-0561.14 chromosome X, DkikHiC1v2, whole genome shotgun sequence contains the following coding sequences:
- the sev gene encoding protein sevenless isoform X1 produces the protein MTMFWHNEDQQTTDQQQQKSKTAASTANPAKRLNISFNVKIAVNVNTKMSTTHINQSPQQQQQQQPNSKSTYSPSKIVVQQQHHGGTFDLRQQLTRLGRQLTSGQDGHGGISTVLIVNLLLLILLSICCDVCRSHNYSAPRNGPEPLKERQLGLLRPKLDSDVVEKVAIWHKHAAADPPSIIEGIATLGSRLITVSPSEQEEDKEQGQEQEQEQEQEQVQLQQHQGVDERMILERVTRECVQRCIVEEDLFLDEFGIQCGKADNSEKCYKTRCTKGCAQWYRALKELEPCQEACLSLQFQPYDMPCIGACEMAQRDYWHLQRLAISSMVERTQPQLERAPRPDGQTPPLTIRWAMHFPEHYLASRPFNIQYQYVEHQGEEEEQDQKQQDQQEQQNQEHDEEKGSTWFNLADYDCDEYYVCEILEALIPYTQYRFRFELPFGEDSDEVLYSPPTPAYQTPPEGAPISPPVIEHLLAMDNGHLAVHWHPGRFTNGPIEGYRLRLSSEGNRIQEQLVPVSRGSHIFAHLLAGTNYTLELTMINKQGEGPVAKAWAETQLLPNEKPVKDLTEAVLLVGRRRVVWQSLEPAGESSTIYQSQEELADVAWSQQNQQLWLLDVHGDLRSLKVEAGQMIRPAQKLQLVLGNITAIKGGQWLPRRLTYDWQHLRLYFALDLLEGNRSTSQLVSTDLEGGTAETLGGSLQLPVEQMEVDALNGWLFWRDEEGLWRQDLQGRHRHRLLRIRQPGWFVLRPQHWLIRLLLPQEEEAENKFLELSYDGAFKQSLPRNGSSSFAWTSFAMLGSSWLLPEKDNLVLMSGTALAASWPLKNLPDCWAVMLLVGETQPLASFGGGGGRPHRLRARVGAQAAKISWREPFRNPYQSADMARGWSYELEVLDVASQSAFSIRNIRGPFFGLQRLQPDNLYQLRVRAISADGGEPGVWTEPLAARTWPLGPHRLRWASRSGGRLLVTDELGERSELQALRLQDQPGAMTMVNESIGYYVSGGAGLLHCVNFLHSQTGAGCPLAEPLRHVGSITYDWRGGRLYWTDLARNCVVRMDPWSGRRDLLPIFEARSLAMDSRQGHLYYATGSQLARHGATPEEAVSYYRVSGLEGSIASFVLDTQQEQLYWLVGSASASSLSLYRAPLTPGGGLGADGAELLRQVKGVTVGQRVIPQSLQLLRPLGALLWLEQSGRRARLVRLTSPQDSMELPAPNEASPASALQLLDQQSPPAPDSGVVPLTVAPDSVRLDDGHWDDFHVRWQPSTSAGNHSVSYRVLLEFGQRLQTLDLTTPFARLTQLPQAQLQLRISITPRTAWRSGVTTRVQLTTPPAAPTQPRRLRVFVERLSAPLLEANVSAVLRWDTPEQGQGQEAPAQALEYHISCWLGTELHEELRLNQSALEARVEHLQPDQTYHFQVEARVAATGAAAGAASHALHVAPEVQAVPRILYANAEFIGELDLDTRSRRRLVHTASPVEHLAVMEGEQRLLWVNEHVELLTHVPGAAPAKLARMRAEVLALAVDWVQRIVYWAELDVNQGSAVIYGLNLCHFEGKILQGQRLWSTSRGRLLKDLVALPSARSLIWLEYDQSLPRNGSLSGRNLTNGAELHLGSTVQPLIRLHAGSLEPGAETLNLVDQQGRLCVYDVARQLCTASSALRAQLGLLGDDSISGQLAQDSGYLYTLKNGSIRAYGRRRQQLEYMVELEPEEVRLLEAHNYQAYPSKSCLLLPAAAANPGGSLLEKAAECEEQGCSLKLPQILASSECLMPIPGVSYQLNLTLLKDQELESSKSSLGHWQLSAGDTLTITGLLPFTRYRLDGIISSYYQKRLALPSRVMTSVELLTAAGTPSAPRNFSVRVLSPSELEVSWLPPERLRSESVYYTLHWQREGEEEEEDLEKDQVQSRRLEKAGSHRLAGIRPGTGYRLWVQAHATPTKTNTTGRLHVRSFAQLPDLQLLEVGPYSLSLTWPGTPDPLASLLLECRSPSEQLRRNVVGNYSRMVLEPLQPRTRYQCRLLLGYAATQGAPLYPSSMVNYETLGDAPSQPGKPQLEHIAEEVFRVTWTAARGNGAPIVLYNLEALQARSDNRRRRRRRRRNSDGSVEQLPWAEEPVVVEDHWLDYCNTTELSCIVRSLHSSRLLLFRVRARSQEHGWGPWSEESERVAEPFVSPEKRGSLVLAIIAPAAIVSSCVLALVLVRKVQKRRLRAKKLLQQSRPSIWSNLSTLQSQQQLMAARNRAFSTTLSDADIALLPQINWSQLKLLRFLGSGAFGEVYEGQLQTEDAKEPQRVAIKSLRKGASEFAELLQEAQLMSNFKHENIVCLVGICFDTESISLIMEHMEAGDLLSYLRAARATISGQDPGLSLSELLAMCLDVANGCSYLEDMHFVHRDLACRNCLVTEAGSGSLTDRRRTVKIGDFGLARDIYKSDYYRKEGEGLLPVRWMSPESLVDGVFTTQSDVWAFGVLCWEILTLGQQPYAARNNFEVLAHVKEGGRLQQPAICPEKLYALLLLCWRTDPWERPSFRRCYNTLHALSTDLRRSQMVAEAVTNSKPEPKVRFDGEVLEDSPGNRDRDQPEENLALRVVESSSTSKPNPLKDQKLYANEGVSRL, from the exons GAGGATCTGTTTCTGGACGAGTTCGGTATCCAGTGCGGGAAGGCGGACAACAGCGAGAAGTGCTACAAGACGAGA tgcacgAAGGGCTGTGCACAGTGGTATCGCGCCctcaaggagctggagcccTGCCAGGAGGCCTGT CTTTCCCTGCAATTTCAGCCCTATGACATGCCCTGCATAGGTGCCTGCGAGATGGCCCAGCGGGACTATTGGCACCTCCAGCGGCTGGCCATTAGCTCCATGGTGGAGCGAACACAGCCGCAACTAGAGCGGGCACCGCGTCCCGATGGACAGACGCCGCCGTTGACCATACGCTGGGCAATGCATTTTCCAGAGCATTATCTGGCCAGCAGGCCTTTTAATATACAATATCAGTATGTGGAGCATCAGGGGGAGGAAGAGGAGCAGGATCAGAAGCAGCAGgatcagcaggagcagcagaatCAAGAGCATGATGAAGAAAAGGGCAGCACCTGGTTCAACTTGGCGGACTACGACTGCGACGAGTACTATGTCTGTGAGATTCTCGAGGCTCTGATACCCTACACTCAGTACAGA TTCCGCTTCGAGTTGCCCTTTGGCGAGGACAGCGACGAGGTGCTCTACTCTCCGCCTACGCCAGCCTATCAAACGCCGCCAGAGGGAGCTCCCATCTCGCCGCCGGTCATTGAGCATCTGCTGGCCATGGATAATGGCCATCTGGCGGTGCACTGGCACCCTGGACGCTTCACCAATGGACCCATCGAGGGCTATAGACTGCGTTTGAGTTCGGAGGGAAATCGCATCCAGGAACAG CTGGTGCCGGTTTCCCGTGGTAGCCACATCTTTGCCCATCTTCTGGCTGGCACCAACTACACGCTGGAGTTGACGATGATCAACAAGCAGGGTGAGGGTCCCGTGGCCAAGGCTTGGGCTGAGACACAGCTTCTGCCCAACGAGAAGCCAGTGAAGGATCTAACCGAGGCTGTGCTCCTGGTGGGACGGAGGAGGGTCGTCTGGCAGTCGCTGGAGCCGGCAGGCGAGAGCTCCACGATCTATCAGTCGCAGGAGGAGCTGGCCGATGTGGCCTGGTCGCAGCAGAATCAACAGTTGTGGCTTCTAGATGTCCATGGGGACTTGCGCAG TCTGAAGGTGGAGGCTGGACAGATGATACGTCCCGCCCAGAAACTGCAACTGGTTTTGGGAAATATCACTGCAATCAAAGGAGGACAATGGTTACCCCGCCGACTGACCTACGACTGGCAGCATCTGCGTCTATACTTCGCCCTAGATCTCCTTGAGGGGAACCGCTCCACCTCACAGTTGGTCAGCACGGATTTGGAGGGTGGCACAGCGGAGACACTAGGCGGTTCTCTTCAGCTGCCCGTGGAGCAGATGGAGGTGGATGCCCTGAATGGTTGGCTCTTTTGGCGGGACGAGGAGGGTCTGTGGCGCCAAGACCTGCAGGGTAGGCATAGACATCGTCTGTTAAGGATCAGGCAGCCGGGTTGGTTCGTCCTACGTCCCCAGCACTGGCTTATACGCCTCCTGTTGccccaggaggaggaggcggagaaCAAGTTCCTCGAGCTGAGCTATGATGGTGCCTTTAAACAATCCCTCCCTCGGAATGGTTCCTCCTCCTTTGCCTGGACCAGCTTCGCCATGCTGGGCAGCTCGTGGCTGCTGCCCGAGAAGGACAACCTGGTCCTGATGAGTGGAACGGCTCTGGCCGCCTCCTGGCCCCTGAAGAACCTGCCCGACTGCTGGGCAGTGATGCTTTTGGTGGGGGAAACTCAACCCCTGGCGAGCTTTGGTGGCGGAGGAGGCAGACCCCATCGGTTGAGGGCTCGAGTTGGCGCCCAGGCGGCAAAGATCTCGTGGCGGGAGCCTTTTCGCAATCCCTACCAATCGGCGGACATGGCCCGCGGCTGGAGCTATGAGCTGGAGGTCCTGGACGTGGCCAGCCAGAGTGCCTTTAGCATCCGGAACATACGCGGACCCTTCTTTGGCCTGCAGCGCCTTCAACCGGACAATCTCTACCAGCTGAGGGTGCGGGCCATCAGTGCCGATGGCGGGGAGCCTGGCGTTTGGACAGAACCGCTGGCGGCACGCACGTGGCCACTGGGACCCCACCGCCTGCGCTGGGCCAGCCGGAGCGGCGGCAGGCTTCTGGTCACCGACGAACTGGGCGAGCGGTCTGAACTGCAGGCATTACGGTTGCAGGATCAGCCCGGGGCCATGACCATGGTCAACGAGAGCATCGGCTACTATGTGAGCGGCGGCGCTGGGCTGCTGCACTGCGTCAATTTCCTGCACAGCCAGACAGGAGCGGGCTGTCCCCTGGCGGAGCCACTGCGTCATGTGGGCTCCATAACCTACGACTGGCGGGGCGGGCGACTGTACTGGACGGATCTGGCCAGGAACTGTGTGGTGCGCATGGATCCCTGGTCAGGTCGGCGCGACCTGCTGCCCATCTTCGAGGCTCGCTCCCTGGCCATGGACTCGCGGCAGGGTCACCTCTACTATGCCACCGGCTCCCAGCTGGCCCGGCATGGAGCCACACCCGAGGAGGCGGTGTCCTACTATCGAGTGAGCGGGTTGGAGGGCAGCATTGCCTCCTTTGTGCTGGACacgcagcaggagcagctctACTGGCTGGTGGGCAGTGCCTCAGCCTCGTCCTTGAGCTTGTATCGGGCTCCCTTAACTCCTGGAGGAGGCCTCGGCGCCGATGGAGCCGAGCTGCTGCGGCAGGTAAAGGGCGTGACTGTCGGCCAGAGGGTCATCCCGCAGAGCCTTCAGCTGCTGAGGCCGCTGGGTGCTCTCCTCTGGCTGGAGCAGAGCGGTCGCAGGGCGCGTTTGGTTCGTCTGACGTCGCCCCAAGATTCCATGGAGCTGCCGGCGCCTAACGAAGCCTCTCCCGCCTCCGCCTTGCAGTTGCTGGACCAACAATCTCCTCCAGCTCCGGACAGCGGTGTGGTGCCCTTGACCGTGGCCCCGGATAGCGTGCGCCTGGACGATGGCCACTGGGATGATTTCCATGTCCGCTGGCAACCCTCCACGTCGGCGGGCAACCACAGTGTCTCGTACAGGGTACTCCTTGAGTTTGGCCAGCGCTTGCAGACCCTCGACCTGACCACGCCCTTTGCCCGGCTCACCCAGCTGCCGCAGGCTCAGCTCCAGCTGAGGATCAGCATCACGCCGCGCACAGCCTGGCGGAGTGGCGTTACTACGCGCGTCCAGCTCACCACGCCCCCGGCGGCACCAACGCAGCCCCGCCGCTTGCGGGTGTTCGTGGAGCGACTCTCGGCCCCGCTTCTGGAGGCCAACGTAAGCGCCGTCCTTCGCTGGGACACCCCCGAACAGGGCCAGGGTCAGGAGGCACCTGCCCAGGCTCTGGAGTATCATATCAGCTGCTGGCTGGGCACGGAGCTGCACGAGGAGCTGCGCCTCAACCAGAGTGCTTTGGAGGCTCGCGTGGAGCACCTGCAGCCGGATCAGACATACCACTTCCAGGTGGAGGCCCGCGTGGCCGccacaggagcagcagctggtgCCGCTAGCCATGCCCTACATGTGGCTCCCGAGGTGCAGGCTGTGCCGAGGATACTCTACGCCAATGCGGAATTCATCGGGGAGCTGGACCTAGACACGAGGAGTCGCCGGCGACTGGTGCACACGGCCAGTCCCGTGGAGCATCTGGCGGTGATGGAGGGCGAGCAGCGTCTGCTGTGGGTCAACGAGCATGTGGAGCTGTTGACCCATGTGCCGGGCGCAGCTCCGGCCAAGCTGGCAAGGATGCGAGCCGAGGTCCTGGCCCTGGCTGTGGACTGGGTGCAGCGCATAGTCTACTGGGCGGAACTGGATGTCAACCAGGGATCGGCAGTGATCTATGGCCTGAACCTGTGCCACTTCGAGGGCAAGATCCTGCAGGGCCAGAGGCTATGGAGCACGTCCAGGGGTCGCCTGCTAAAAGATCTGGTGGCCCTGCCCAGTGCCCGTTCGCTGATCTGGCTGGAGTACGACCAGTCGTTGCCCAGGAATGGCTCATTGAGCGGTCGAAATCTCACCAATGGCGCCGAGCTGCATCTGGGCTCGACGGTCCAACCTTTGATACGCCTGCATGCTGGGAGCCTAGAACCTGGGGCGGAAACCCTCAACCTAGTGGACCAGCAGGGCAGGTTGTGTGTCTACGACGTGGCCCGGCAGCTGTGCACGGCCAGCAGTGCTCTGCGGGCACAGCTGGGCCTGCTGGGAGATGACTCCATCTCGGGCCAGCTGGCCCAAGACTCGGGCTACTTGTACACCTTAAAGAATGGCAGCATCCGGGCCTATGGCCGGCGAAGACAGCAGCTTGAGTACATGGTGGAGCTGGAGCCGGAGGAGGTGCGTCTGCTGGAGGCCCACAACTACCAAGCGTATCCCTCCAAAagctgcttgctgctgccGGCAGCTGCTGCTAATCCTGGAGGATCTTTGCTGGAGAAGGCAGCAGAGTGCGAGGAGCAGGGATGTAGCCTCAAGTTGCCACAGATTTTGGCCTCCAGCGAGTGCCTGATGCCCATTCCCGGGGTTAGCTATCAATTGAATTTGACTCTTCTCAAAGATCAGGAGTTAGAATCTTCCAAATCCTCTCTGGGACACTGGCAACTTAGTGCTGGGGATACCCTGACTATTACTGGACTCCTGCCCTTCACTCGCTACCGCTTGGACGGCATCATTAGTAGCTACTACCAGAAGAGGCTTGCTCTGCCCAGTAGAGTAATGACATCCGTGGAGCTCCTGACTGCCGCAGGCACTCCTTCGGCGCCCAGGAACTTTAGTGTTAGGGTGCTGAGTCCCAGCGAACTGGAGGTGAGCTGGTTACCACCTGAGAGACTGCGCAGCGAGAGTGTCTATTACACGCTTCATTGGCAAAGGGAaggcgaggaggaggaagaggatctCGAGAAGGATCAAGTGCAGTCACGTCGCCTGGAGAAGGCAGGCAGCCATCGGCTGGCGGGCATCAGGCCAGGAACCGGCTATCGCCTTTGGGTCCAGGCCCATGCCACACCCACAAAGACCAACACCACTGGCCGGTTGCATGTCCGCAGCTTTGCTCAGCTTCCAGATCTGCAGCTTCTGGAAGTGGGACCCTACTCGCTTAGCCTCACCTGGCCGGGTACACCGGATCCCCTGGCATCGCTGCTCCTCGAGTGCCGTTCACCCAGCGAGCAGCTGCGTCGGAATGTGGTGGGCAACTACTCCCGAATGGTACTGGAACCGCTGCAGCCGCGAACTCGCTACCAGTGTCGCCTGCTCCTGGGCTATGCGGCCACCCAGGGAGCTCCGCTCTACCCGAGCTCCATGGTGAACTACGAGACACTGGGCGATGCGCCCAGTCAGCCGGGTAAGCCGCAATTGGAGCATATTGCCGAGGAGGTCTTCCGGGTGACTTGGACAGCGGCACGGGGCAATGGAGCACCCATTGTCCTGTACAATCTGGAGGCCTTGCAGGCCCGAAGCGATAATCGCCGACGGAGGCGTCGCAGGCGACGGAATAGCGATGGTTCTGTGGAGCAGCTGCCGTGGGCCGAGGAGCCTGTGGTGGTGGAGGATCATTGGCTGGACTATTGCAACACCACTGAGCTGAGCTGCATTGTGCGGAGCCTGCACTCGAGCAGGTTGCTCCTGTTCCGGGTGAGAGCACGCAGCCAGGAGCATGGCTGGGGTCCTTGGAGCGAGGAGAGTGAGAGGGTGGCCGAACCCTTTGTGTCGCCAGAGAAACGAGGATCCCTGGTCCTGGCCATTATTGCCCCAGCGGCCATTGTATCCAGCTGCGTCCTGGCTCTGGTCCTCGTGCGAAAGG TCCAAAAGCGCCGCCTGCGCGCCAAGAAGCTACTCCAGCAGAGCCGTCCCAGCATCTGGAGCAATCTCTCCACGCTgcagtcgcagcagcaacTAATGGCGGCCAGGAATCGTGCCTTCTCCACGACGCTGAGTGACGCAGACATTGCCCTGCTGCCGCAAATCAACTGGAGTCAGCTAAAACTCCTCCGCTTCCTGGGCAGTGGAGCCTTTGGCGAGGTCTACGAGGGCCAGCTGCAGACGGAGGATGCCAAGGAACCACAGCGGGTTGCCATCAAG AGTCTGCGCAAGGGCGCCAGCGAGTTCGCGGAGCTGCTCCAGGAGGCCCAACTGATGAGCAACTTCAAGCACGAGAACATCGTCTGCCTGGTGGGGATTTGCTTTGACACCGAGTCCATCTCGCTGATCATGGAGCACATGGAGGCCGGGGATCTGCTTAGCTACCTGCGTGCCGCCAGAGCCACCATCAGTGGCCAG GATCCTGGACTATCGCTCTCCGAGCTGCTGGCCATGTGCTTAGATGTGGCCAATGGCTGCAGTTACCTGGAGGACATGCACTTTGTCCACCGCGACCTGGCCTGTCGCAACTGTCTGGTGACGGAGGCAGGATCAGGATCCTTAACGGATCGCCGGCGCACGGTAAAGATTGGGGACTTTGGCCTGGCCAGGGACATTTACAAGAGCGACTATTACCGCAAGGAGGGCGAGGGCCTCCTGCCCGTCCGCTGGATGTCACCGGAGAGCCTGGTTGATGGAGTCTTTACCACCCAATCGGATGTGTGGGCCTTCGGGGTGCTCTGCTGGGAGATCCTCACGCTCGGCCAGCAGCCTTACGCAGCCAGGAACAACTTTGAGGTGCTGGCCCATGTCAAGGAGGGCGGTCGCCTCCAGCAGCCGGCCATCTGTCCGGAAAAGCT TTATGCTCTCCTCCTGCTCTGCTGGCGCACGGATCCTTGGGAGCGACCCAGCTTCCGGCGCTGCTACAACACCCTCCATGCCCTTAGCACCGATCTCCGACGCAGCCAGATGGTGGCGGAGGCTGTGACCAACTCCAAGCCGGAGCCCAAGGTTCGTTTCGATGGGGAGGTGTTGGAGGATTCTCCAGGGAATCGTGATAGGGATCAGCCGGAGGAGAACCTTGCCCTGCGGGTGGTGGAGAGTAGTTCTACTAGCAAACCTAATCCCCTCAAGGATCAGAAACTGTATGCCAACGAGGGCGTGTCCCGGCTGTAA